The following are from one region of the Variovorax sp. V213 genome:
- a CDS encoding transposase — protein sequence MTEQYAELRSRLVVGRKSDGRGVYDEAAKKELIVACLKPGVSVARMAMEHGVNTNLLRTWITAYQRRSAQVPTGDIARTHDAAFVAVRVEGEQDPPQRERAVAAPAVAHTPATAVAVIPNESSLAASTPMVGLQVRLPNGVQLDLGETSLQELPTLVQMLSRLPCSASTKG from the coding sequence ATGACAGAGCAGTACGCGGAGTTGAGAAGCCGGCTGGTTGTGGGACGCAAGAGTGACGGTCGCGGCGTCTACGACGAAGCTGCCAAGAAGGAATTGATCGTTGCCTGCCTCAAGCCGGGAGTGTCGGTGGCACGCATGGCGATGGAGCACGGTGTCAACACGAACCTTCTGAGGACGTGGATCACGGCTTACCAGCGGCGAAGTGCCCAGGTGCCGACTGGTGACATCGCGCGAACGCACGATGCGGCATTCGTTGCCGTGCGCGTAGAGGGTGAACAGGATCCGCCGCAGCGCGAGCGTGCGGTGGCTGCGCCCGCGGTAGCCCACACACCTGCTACGGCCGTGGCGGTGATCCCGAATGAGAGCTCCTTGGCGGCATCGACCCCGATGGTCGGTTTGCAGGTGCGGCTGCCCAACGGTGTGCAGCTCGATCTCGGCGAGACGAGCTTGCAGGAATTGCCGACGCTGGTGCAGATGTTGAGCCGATTGCCATGTTCCGCTTCGACGAAGGGCTGA
- the tnpB gene encoding IS66 family insertion sequence element accessory protein TnpB (TnpB, as the term is used for proteins encoded by IS66 family insertion elements, is considered an accessory protein, since TnpC, encoded by a neighboring gene, is a DDE family transposase.), which produces MFRFDEGLKVYLHREPVDFRLSINGLAVLVEQALGLDPFASCAYVFSNRRRDRVKILGWERNGFWLLLKRLEKDRFIWPSADAVPTLTAEQLHWLLEGIDIAVVQRHSRLRYSSVA; this is translated from the coding sequence ATGTTCCGCTTCGACGAAGGGCTGAAGGTCTACCTGCACCGCGAGCCGGTGGACTTCCGGTTGAGCATCAACGGCTTGGCCGTGCTGGTGGAGCAGGCGCTGGGCCTGGACCCGTTCGCCTCGTGCGCGTACGTGTTCAGCAACCGCCGGCGCGACCGGGTGAAGATCCTGGGTTGGGAGCGCAACGGCTTCTGGCTGTTGCTCAAGCGCCTGGAGAAGGACAGGTTCATCTGGCCCTCGGCCGATGCGGTTCCCACGCTGACGGCCGAACAGCTGCACTGGTTGCTGGAGGGCATCGATATCGCGGTGGTGCAACGCCACTCTCGTCTGCGCTATTCCAGCGTGGCCTGA
- a CDS encoding GntR family transcriptional regulator: MTETSPSSQPLSAESVTEKLRALILDGAIGVGVQLKQEILAKRFGVSRIPIREALKRLEAEGLVTHAPHQGSVVASLSIDELLETLDIRIGLETRALVLAIPNMTNKVFKQAEIIMKRYDASETPREWADLNLEFHLCLYQPCVRPRLLKEIEQLVRGIDVHLRAHQSYAAGRKSPQSEHRAILDACMSRDTDLARDLLEAHIEHTQSALLEEQQRGRSTQGPFPR, from the coding sequence ATGACCGAAACCAGTCCTAGCTCTCAGCCGCTCTCTGCTGAGAGCGTGACGGAAAAATTGCGAGCGCTTATCCTAGATGGAGCGATCGGCGTGGGCGTACAGCTCAAGCAGGAGATCCTCGCCAAGCGATTTGGAGTGAGCCGTATCCCGATTCGGGAAGCACTCAAGCGCCTGGAGGCAGAAGGCCTGGTCACACATGCTCCCCATCAAGGTTCTGTGGTGGCATCACTCTCCATAGATGAATTGCTGGAAACGCTGGATATCCGCATCGGTCTGGAGACACGTGCGCTGGTGCTAGCCATCCCCAACATGACCAACAAGGTCTTTAAACAGGCCGAGATCATCATGAAGCGCTATGACGCCAGCGAAACGCCCCGCGAGTGGGCTGATCTGAATCTTGAGTTCCACCTGTGCCTGTACCAACCTTGCGTTCGGCCTCGCCTCCTCAAAGAGATCGAGCAACTTGTACGGGGTATCGATGTGCATCTGCGCGCGCACCAGTCCTATGCTGCGGGTCGCAAGTCACCTCAGAGCGAGCATCGGGCTATTCTGGACGCGTGCATGAGTCGGGACACCGACTTGGCGCGCGATCTGCTCGAGGCCCACATTGAGCACACTCAGAGCGCGCTGCTCGAGGAACAGCAACGGGGGCGATCGACGCAAGGCCCGTTCCCAAGATGA
- a CDS encoding Bug family tripartite tricarboxylate transporter substrate binding protein → MKLTRRVSLLTVVAGGACLAAKPLHAQAAYPTRPIKLVVPYAPGGITDILSRLIAEKMPRELPGAQVIVENRPGVGGILGTAQVAKSPPDGHTILMGAISPLVIAKIAVKDLAYDPFQDLVPITQVAMAPVVLVVHPSVPAKSLRELLALLRDSPDKYNYSSAGAGTPSHLSCELFKQKFGVEMLHIPYKGTGASLGDLVAGQVQLTMETAAGIAPFIQSGRLRPLAVASANRSPLLPDVPTISELGLGAFDVSGWYGYLAPKGTPKNVLDVLHSAIRATVDRPEVASRIVELGAVAKTSTPQEFGALIRSEYERWMPIVKNLNLSFG, encoded by the coding sequence ATGAAACTTACTCGCCGAGTCTCGCTGCTGACGGTAGTGGCAGGAGGGGCTTGTCTGGCTGCTAAACCGCTTCATGCTCAGGCTGCCTACCCCACAAGACCCATCAAGTTGGTCGTCCCCTATGCCCCCGGCGGGATCACGGACATCCTCTCTCGCTTGATTGCAGAAAAAATGCCCCGGGAGCTTCCCGGTGCACAAGTGATCGTAGAGAACCGTCCAGGGGTTGGTGGAATCCTCGGTACGGCGCAGGTTGCCAAGTCGCCACCCGATGGCCACACGATTCTGATGGGCGCCATCAGTCCGTTGGTCATTGCCAAGATTGCCGTCAAGGACTTGGCCTATGACCCGTTCCAAGATCTCGTACCTATCACTCAGGTTGCTATGGCCCCGGTGGTGCTCGTAGTCCATCCATCGGTTCCGGCCAAGAGCCTAAGAGAACTGCTGGCCCTGCTCAGGGACAGCCCCGACAAATACAACTACTCCAGCGCCGGGGCTGGAACTCCAAGTCATCTGTCCTGCGAATTGTTCAAGCAGAAGTTCGGTGTGGAGATGTTGCATATCCCGTACAAGGGGACGGGCGCTTCGCTTGGCGACTTAGTCGCGGGCCAGGTCCAGCTCACTATGGAAACGGCTGCCGGAATTGCGCCATTTATCCAGTCCGGGCGGCTGCGGCCACTGGCGGTGGCCTCCGCCAATAGAAGTCCGCTCCTGCCGGACGTTCCCACGATCTCCGAGCTAGGACTCGGGGCGTTTGATGTGAGCGGATGGTATGGCTACCTGGCGCCAAAGGGCACCCCGAAGAATGTGCTTGATGTGCTCCATAGCGCAATCCGGGCCACGGTGGATCGGCCTGAGGTCGCGAGCAGGATCGTTGAACTGGGTGCAGTGGCGAAGACGTCGACGCCGCAGGAGTTCGGAGCTTTGATCCGAAGTGAGTATGAGCGCTGGATGCCCATCGTGAAGAACCTGAATCTCTCCTTCGGTTAA
- a CDS encoding pyrroline-5-carboxylate reductase family protein, translating into MPNTAVMIRCGCTGLFGNAEVTRNLREMVSDLFGAVGAACWVKTEEQLHAVTALSGSGPAYFHLFSEALTEAGVRLGLTRELATRLVAQTALGAASLQCRDGTDFVELRREVTSPNGTTHAAIQVFEKDGSFRKLVTEAVAGAHQRSIELSRN; encoded by the coding sequence ATGCCCAATACAGCTGTGATGATTCGATGCGGGTGCACCGGCTTGTTCGGTAATGCTGAAGTGACGCGGAACCTGCGCGAGATGGTTTCAGACCTCTTTGGTGCCGTCGGCGCAGCCTGCTGGGTGAAGACTGAAGAGCAATTGCATGCCGTCACGGCCCTGAGTGGTAGTGGGCCGGCTTACTTTCACCTTTTCAGCGAGGCTCTCACCGAAGCCGGTGTGCGGCTTGGTTTAACGCGTGAGTTGGCCACCCGCTTAGTGGCCCAGACAGCACTGGGCGCTGCCAGTCTGCAATGCCGGGACGGAACTGATTTCGTCGAACTGCGGCGAGAAGTGACCTCGCCGAATGGAACCACCCACGCAGCCATTCAAGTGTTCGAGAAGGATGGCTCCTTTCGCAAGTTGGTCACTGAGGCTGTTGCGGGAGCGCACCAGCGCTCGATCGAACTGTCGCGAAACTAG
- a CDS encoding NAD(P)/FAD-dependent oxidoreductase: protein MATVVVIGGGAIGVSIAQFCMQTDPSLHVVVIDRDLFGDRSSSANAGSGGSRRLFYCPENIAMSDYSIKYVASLDASASPLSKVDWCPRGYLFVVPPHGVGMLESSLRTQHEMGVSAQLLTPSEIRERFPLMRVDDLGAGVLSPEDGWFNAQKYWAVMTQKARDAGVQFMQDAVVGFEEAERSVRAVKLRSGASLQADFFVNAAGPWAQEISRLIGMPLPVSPMPRFEHSFATEFPQAQIPYVKDVQGLAIRSAGSGYSGGLVDTKMTRGYAQALDVTWFDRIVRPAVQWRFPGMGKLELTKSWAGLYEQCELDGNPIIGPWTGKRDNFIVAAGFSGHGLMHAPATGLAVAEWIVHGRYETIDLARFGHDRVERNEPYRERGII, encoded by the coding sequence ATGGCGACTGTGGTGGTGATCGGCGGTGGGGCGATTGGTGTCAGCATCGCCCAATTTTGTATGCAGACGGACCCGTCTCTGCATGTCGTTGTGATTGACCGAGACCTCTTTGGAGACCGCTCTTCCTCAGCGAATGCTGGTTCGGGAGGATCGCGCCGGCTGTTCTACTGTCCCGAAAACATCGCTATGTCCGACTACAGCATCAAGTACGTTGCGTCGTTGGATGCATCGGCCTCGCCGCTTTCCAAGGTCGATTGGTGCCCGCGCGGCTACCTGTTCGTGGTGCCGCCGCACGGTGTTGGGATGCTTGAATCCAGTCTTCGAACTCAGCATGAGATGGGTGTTAGTGCTCAGTTGCTTACGCCTTCGGAGATCCGCGAACGGTTCCCGCTGATGCGGGTCGATGATCTCGGCGCTGGTGTCTTGTCTCCGGAGGATGGCTGGTTCAACGCGCAGAAGTACTGGGCTGTCATGACTCAGAAGGCCCGCGATGCCGGCGTGCAGTTCATGCAGGACGCGGTTGTGGGCTTTGAGGAGGCCGAGCGGTCGGTGAGGGCCGTCAAGCTTCGCTCTGGCGCAAGCCTGCAGGCGGATTTTTTCGTGAATGCAGCGGGGCCTTGGGCCCAGGAGATCAGCCGGCTAATCGGCATGCCGCTGCCGGTCAGTCCGATGCCGCGTTTTGAACATTCGTTCGCAACCGAGTTCCCCCAGGCGCAGATACCCTATGTCAAGGACGTGCAGGGCTTGGCGATACGCTCGGCCGGCAGCGGGTATTCCGGTGGACTGGTAGACACCAAAATGACGCGCGGGTATGCCCAGGCGCTGGACGTGACATGGTTTGATCGCATCGTCCGACCAGCGGTCCAGTGGCGGTTCCCGGGCATGGGCAAACTCGAACTTACCAAGTCTTGGGCCGGGCTCTACGAGCAATGTGAACTGGACGGAAATCCCATCATTGGCCCATGGACAGGAAAGCGCGACAACTTCATCGTCGCGGCGGGCTTTTCCGGACATGGACTCATGCACGCGCCGGCTACAGGCCTTGCGGTGGCTGAGTGGATTGTTCACGGCCGCTACGAAACAATCGATCTGGCACGCTTTGGTCATGACCGGGTCGAGCGAAATGAACCGTATCGGGAGCGCGGCATCATCTGA